GGCGCCGTCCACGATCTGCGACGCGCCGCTCCCGCGCGGCGGCGCGTGGGTCTCGGACGACGCGATCGTGTTCGCCCCGCAGACGACCGGCGGCCTCTCGGTGGTGCCGGCGTCCGGAGGCGACCCCCGTCCCCTGACGAAGGCGGACGTCGCCGCCCGCGAGCGCTCGCACCGCTGGCCCGTGGCGCTCCCCGGCGGAAAAATGGTTCTGTTCTCGGCGCAGCTCTCGGGCAGCGACTACGACGAGGGGATCGTCGAGGCCGTCGAGCTCGCGACGGGGAAGAGAACCGTCGTCCACAAGGGAGGCGCGTTCCCGCGCTGGGCTCCGTCGGGCCACGTCCTCTTCGCCCGGAAAGGGACGATCTACGCGCTGCCCTTCGACGCGCGCCGGCTCGTTCCGACCGGGCGTCCCGTGCCGGTCCTCGAGAAGGTCATGTCGTCCACGGGAGGGGAGGCCCCCTCCGACGGCAGCGCGCAGATCGACGTGTCGGCCTCGGGGTTCTGCGCGTACCGGACGGGCGAGAACGAGACGGTCTACAGGCTCGCAATCCTCGACCGGAAGGGCACGGTCGTGAGGAAGTCGGCGGCGCCGCGCGGCTTCTCGTGGGCGCGCTTCGCGCCCGACGGGAGTCGCGCCGCCGTCGTGATCAGCACGGGGACGCAGAGCGACGTCTGGATCTACGACGCCGCCCGCGACGCCTTCTCGAAACTCACGTTCGAAGGCGACAGCCAGACGGCCGTGTGGAGCCCCGACGGCCGCGACGTCGCCTTCACGTCCGACCGGTCGCTCGGGCTCGTGACGAGCCCCGGAGGCTCTCCCTCGACGATCCGCGGCGTCTATCTGAAGCGCGCCGACGGCTCGGGGACAGCGCGTCTGCTCTTCAAGATGTCGGGGACACTCGGCGTCACGGGTTTCGCGCCGGACGGCCGCACGCTCGCCTTCCAGGTCACGTCGCCGGCGACCCAGCTCGATGTCGGCGTGATCCGGCTCAAGGACGGCCAGGCCGAGGGAGAACCCTCGATCGTGGTCGCCGGTCCCGCGAACGAAGGTGGATGCGCCTTCTCGCCGGACGGCCGCTGGCTCGCGTACGACTCCACCGACGGCGGCCTCGGGCACGTCTTCCTCCGGAGCGCGGCGGGCGGGGACGCGCAGTGGCAGGTCTCGGAGCAGATGGGGTCGAACCCAAGGTGGGCGCGGGACGGAACGCTGTATTTCCTGCGCCAGGACGCGTGGGTCGTGGCGACCCGTGTCACCGCGGACGGAGGCGCGCCCGTCTTCGGAAAAGAAGAAGCGCTTTTCCGGCTCGAGTCGTACGACATCGGCAGCCGGATTACCAACGGATGGGACGTTTCGCCGGACGGACAGCGGTTCGTCGTCCTGCTGCGCGAGGGAGCCGCAAACCCGCTGGAGGCGAATCACGTGACGCTCGTCTCGGATTTCGCGGAGGGGCTCGGGCGCCTGACACCCACGAGCGCGAAGTGACGCGGGCTGCCTGAACGTGCTCGTCGTTCTGCTGAAGATCGTCCTCGCGCTGTGGGTCCTTCGGGCCCTGAACGCAGCGCTGTCGCTCGCGCTCGTCCGGAGTCTCGCGCCCGCGTCGCGGCGAAAGGACGGGTCGCCGCTCGTTTCGATCGTCGTCCCCGCGCGGGACGAGGAGCGCGCGATTGGAGCCGCGACACGCAGCAAGTGCCTGCAGGACGACCCGGCGTTCGAGGTCGTCGTCGTGGACGACCGCTCGTCGGATGGAACGCGGGAGATCCTGCGGCGCCTCGAGGCGGAGTTCCCGGGGACGCTGGGCGTCGTGGACGGCGTCGAGCCGCCGCCCGACTGGCTCGGGAAGCCCCACGCGCTCGACGCGGGCGCGAAGGTCGCGCGGGCGACGCGGCCGGGCGACTGGCTCGTCTTCTCGGACGCGGACGTCGTCTTTGCGCCCGACCTCCTCGCCCGGGCGCTCGCGCACGCGGAGAGGAACCGCCTCGACTTCCTGACGCTCCTTCCGCAGATGGACGCTCACGGGTTCGGCGAGAGGCTCATGGTCCCGACGATCCCGGCGGCCGCGTTCTGCTACCTGCCGGGCTGGCTCATGAACGTCCCGTCCGCGCGGCCGTTTGGGGGCGGGGGAGGCGTCTTCAACCTCATCCGCCGGGACCTCTTCGACCGCATCGGCGGGCACGTGGCGCTGAAGGCGTCTGTCGTGGACGACATCCAGCTCGGCCGCAACGCGCGCCGGGCGGGCGGCCGCACGGGCATCGGCCTCGCGCTCGACTCGATCTCCCTGAGGATGTACCACGGCTTCGCGGAGATCTCGAAGGGTCTGGAGAAGAATGGCTTCTTCGGACTGCTCGCAAGCCTGCCACTGGCCGTCTTGTCGCTCGGGTGGGTTTTCTTTGAAGGTGAATTGCCCTTCGCCGTCCTCGCCGGCGGCGCGCTCGAGCGGGCCGTGGGACGCGGCGCCGCCGCGACCCCTGCCTTCTTTACGCTCGAAGAAATCTCTTTCTCCCTCTTCATCCTCCTTGCGATCCTCGCCGTCCGCGGCGTCCTGGACCTTCGCCTGCGCCTCGGGCTGCTGTCGACTGCCCTGCATCCGATCTGGGTGGCATGCCTGACGTGGATCTTCGCGAAGTCCACGTTCGTCAACGGTGTCCTGCATCGGAACGAGTGGCGGGGGAGGGTGCGGGACGCGCGGACGCTCCGCACCTGACGGGACTGCGAACCGGTCCCTCCCGAGGGTATGCTGGGCCACGGTGAATCCCGGACTCAGTCGTGGCTCGAGAGGGGCGCCGTGACGCTCGCCGCCGGCACGCGCCTCGGCCCGTACGAGATCGTGAGCCTCCTGGGCGCGGGCGGCATGGGGGAAGTCTACCGGGCGCGGGATTCTCGCCTCGCGAGAGACGTCGCCATGAAGGTCTTGCCGGAAGAATTCTTTGAAGGTGAAGAGAAAAGGCAGCGGTTCGAGCGGGAGGCGCGGCTCCTCGCGGCGCTCAACCATCCCGGGATCGCCGCCATCTATTCCTTCGAAGAAATCCCTTCTTCTTCCTCTTCGACACGACATCTCCTCGTGATGGAGCTGGTCGAGGGCTCCGACCTCGCGGCGCGCCTCGCCACGGGCCCTCTTCCACTCGAAGAATCCCTCTCGGTCGCCCGGCAGATCGCCGAAGCGCTCGAGGCGGCGCACGCGAAGGGGATCGTGCACCGGGACCTCAAGCCGGCGAACGTCAAGGTCACGCCCGAGGGCCGCGTGAAGCTCCTCGACTTCGGCATCGCGAAGGCGATCCAGGCGGCGCCGGCCGAAACGCAGGCGCCGACGGCGACCGCTTCGCCCACGCTCGCGGGCGTCGTTCTCGGGACCCCGGCGTACATGAGCCCCGAGCAGGCTCGCGGCGACGCGGTGGACGCGCGCACGGATGTCTGGGCGTTCGGGTGCCTCGTCCACGAGATGGTCACGGGACTTGCACCGTTCCGGCGGCGCACGACGGCGGAGACGCTCGCGGC
The window above is part of the Acidobacteriota bacterium genome. Proteins encoded here:
- a CDS encoding protein kinase, with product MTLASGTKLGSYEILSPLGAGGMGEVYRARDPRLAREVAVKVLPEEFFEGEERRQRFEREARLLAALNHPGIAAIYSFEEISSSSSSSSSTRHLLVMELVEGDDLAVRLASGPLPLEESLSLARQIAEALEAAHEKGIVHRDLKPANVKVTPDGRVKLLDFGLAKIFEGEGDSSKGGSGGGLTKSPTLTARGTAAGMILGTAAYMSPEQARGKPVDKRTDVWAFGCVLFEMLAGKRAFEGETVTDVLAAVLTRDPDWAALPEETPPAVRRVLRRCLQRDARGRLRDIADARLELEELGSASASRSGAQLPFEGNPPSPEPSAGRITPATSARGSKRSLYLSWAIAAAFAAAAGALALRSRAPQRASVIQGQILLSSDDLMDGGGASVVVSPDGTQLAYATRGSRARLYLRRLDRLVPSEVPESDGALSPFFSPDGKWIGFFSRGKLRKAPVSGGAPSTICDAPLPRGGAWVSDDAIVFAPQTTGGLSVVPASGGDPRPLTKADVAARERSHRWPVALPGGKMVLFSAQLSGSDYDEGIVEAVELATGKRTVVHKGGAFPRWAPSGHVLFARKGTIYALPFDARRLVPTGRPVPVLEKVMSSTGGEAPSDGSAQIDVSASGFCAYRTGENETVYRLAILDRKGTVVRKSAAPRGFSWARFAPDGSRAAVVISTGTQSDVWIYDAARDAFSKLTFEGDSQTAVWSPDGRDVAFTSDRSLGLVTSPGGSPSTIRGVYLKRADGSGTARLLFKMSGTLGVTGFAPDGRTLAFQVTSPATQLDVGVIRLKDGQAEGEPSIVVAGPANEGGCAFSPDGRWLAYDSTDGGLGHVFLRSAAGGDAQWQVSEQMGSNPRWARDGTLYFLRQDAWVVATRVTADGGAPVFGKEEALFRLESYDIGSRITNGWDVSPDGQRFVVLLREGAANPLEANHVTLVSDFAEGLGRLTPTSAK
- a CDS encoding glycosyltransferase, whose protein sequence is MLVVLLKIVLALWVLRALNAALSLALVRSLAPASRRKDGSPLVSIVVPARDEERAIGAATRSKCLQDDPAFEVVVVDDRSSDGTREILRRLEAEFPGTLGVVDGVEPPPDWLGKPHALDAGAKVARATRPGDWLVFSDADVVFAPDLLARALAHAERNRLDFLTLLPQMDAHGFGERLMVPTIPAAAFCYLPGWLMNVPSARPFGGGGGVFNLIRRDLFDRIGGHVALKASVVDDIQLGRNARRAGGRTGIGLALDSISLRMYHGFAEISKGLEKNGFFGLLASLPLAVLSLGWVFFEGELPFAVLAGGALERAVGRGAAATPAFFTLEEISFSLFILLAILAVRGVLDLRLRLGLLSTALHPIWVACLTWIFAKSTFVNGVLHRNEWRGRVRDARTLRT